A window of Bacillus toyonensis BCT-7112 genomic DNA:
ATCGTGACTATAATTTATACTTAGAAGTACCAGGGCATTTAACAAGCCGTCTAACAACAAAATTAGGTACTGAAAAAGATGGTAAGCTACTTGGCCAATATTATTATGCACGACCTGATGAAAACCTTGCCGGTGATGTAAATGGTGATAAAGTCATTGATATTAAAGATGCTGAAATTATCGCTAGCAACTATGGTAAAAAAGGAGTATCTGTAAAAGGCGGCGACCTTAATAGCGACGGAATTGTCGATGAAAAAGACATTCGTTTCGTTGAAAAGAACTTCTTGAAAAAAGGACCAGATGCATCTAAATCACAAACAGCTGTAGAAAAATCAAAAAGCGGTACACTCGCAGATATTTTAAAGAAATTGGGCTTAACGCCTAAAAAATAATAAAGTGAAACTTTAATCAGTGGGGGGTTTGTTCATCCCCACTGATTATTAGCCCACACCAATCGGGGTCTTACTGCCCGGCAAATAGCGGGATAAAAAAGAGCACTCTACTTTACGTAGAGTGCTCTTTTTCTATAAACGACCCTTATCCAGCAAAAGGGGTATATTGGGGATATACAAGGGAAACCGGAAAAGGAATTTATATTAAATTATATAAGTTCAGAGGTAAGAAGCAGTTTCCCACCTCTGAATTATTTAGCAATTATTATAGTACTGGTGCCATTGTTTCTTTTAATACTTTTACAGAATGAGCGAATTTCACTTTTTCTTCTTCATTTAGCTCAAGTTCTACAATTTCACGTACACCTTCGCGGTTAATTACAGCTGGAACACCTACGTAAGCATCTTTCTCACCGTATTGACCTTCAAGGTATGCAGATACAGTTAATACGCTGTTCTCGTTGTTTAAGATTGCTTTAGTTACACGAAGTAGTGACATACCGATTCCGTAGTAAGTTGCACCTTTACGCTCGATGATATGATAAGCTGCATCACGTACGTTTTCGAAAATTTTATCTAAGTCTTCTTGATTGTACTGTTCGTTGTTAGCTAAGATTGTTTCTAGTTTTTGTACACCGATAGTAGCGTGGCTCCATACTGGAAGTTCAGTATCACCGTGCTCACCAACGATGTAAGCATGAACGTTACGTGGATCTACATCTAAGTAGTCACCTAACATGTAACGGAAACGAGCAGAGTCTAAAGTTGTACCAGAACCGATTACGCGCTCTTTTGGTAGACCAGATTCTTTCCAAGTTACGTAAGTTAAAATGTCAACTGGGTTAGTTGCGATTAAGAAGATTCCATCGAATCCGCTATCCATAATACCGCGAACGATTTGTTTAAAGATCTTTGTATTTTTCTCAACTAAGTCTAAACGAGTTTCACCTGGTTTTTGTGGTAATCCCGCAGTGATAACTACTAAATCTGCATCTTTACAATCTGCATAGCTACCGCTCCAAACTTTTGTTGGTGATGGAGAGAATGGTACCGCATGGCTTAAGTCCATTGCTTCCCCTTCTGCTTTTGCTTCATTAACATCTACAAGTACAAATTCTTCAGCTACACCTTGGTTGATCATTGAGTAAGCGTAACTACAACCTACAGCTCCTGTTCCTACTAATACTACACGATTGATACCTTTTTTCATGTTAATTTCCCCTCTCTATTGTTCACATATATTTTTTTATGATTGTTTAAGTAATTAATTAAAATACTAATTTAATGTTGTTTAACTTCTTTACATTCATATTGTAGCACGTATCATTGTGAATTACTTCACAAATTATGACCTATTTGTGAACTTTTTCACATAGAGTGTAAAGTTATTGGAATAGGTGTGGAATCCATTTCAATGGAGGCGTTTTCTTTAGATTGTGAAAGGGTTTTTCTTATGGTTTTTGTCGATAAGTGAAATTATATCGGCGATTATTAGAATATATCGACCGTAACTCCAAATATATCAGCGATTTTTGCAATATATCGACTTACCGACAAAACTCGACAATAATGACAACATAAAAAGCTGTCTCCAGTAGATTACTTATTGGGAGACAGCTTCTTCTATATATTATTTATTTTCCGCAGTAGCCCCTAAAACAGCAGCTTTTACGTAATTTTGACCGTTTAATTTTTGTAAATCCACAGCCGTTCCCGTCACAACAACACCGATAACTTTTACATCTTGCTCACTTGGTTTTATTTTCTTTCCTTTTAGGTAGTCATATATACGTTCATATTCCTCATAATACTTTCCCTTTTGCTCCAGTCCATTTTGAATTGCTAAAAGAAAATCTTTTTCCGTTCCATTTCCAAATTCAATATCACCTGGTTTTGCTTTAAAACCGTACACATTATAAGCACTTTCGGTCATATCATCAATAGAATATGATTTTTTATCATCATACGTATCTACCCAATACCAAACAGGATGCACCCCTTCTGGAAGTATCTCTTTTATTTCAGACACTTTATACGGTTTATCAAAAGATATAGCCAATTCAGCTACTTTCTTTTCATCTTTTATTTTCTCTATATCATTTATATAACGATTATATGAAGCAAATGGGAGATAAAACTGCATCTCTCTTTCCATCGTTTGATTATTATACAATTCACTTGTCTTATTAATACGTTCATTCCCCATTACAACATTATCTGATATTGTTAATGGATTTACATTCGATAATCGGCGAAATGTATTCCAAACTTTATACTCATACACTTCATCTTCCCACTTAACAGGTTTCCCTTCAATAACCTTATATGTTTTATACTCTACTGTGCTTTTAAATAAACCGTTAGAAGTAATTGCTACGCCTCTTTCCGTATTAGGTCTTGTAATTTGTCTTATCATATTTAAGTCACGATCCATAGTTAAGTAAGCTCTATTGTTCAATTGTGAAATTACTATTATAAAACCAAAGAATAGAACAATAAAAAGTGAAATCGAAATTACTGTAATTTTTAATAATTGTCTTCGCTTCGCCTTCTTCAACATTTTTGATACTTTACTTGAATCTATATCAAAATCGAAATCATCTCTGCTCATCTTCAAACCTCCCATACAGCTTTTTAAACTCATTGCGAGCCCTATACAAAGAAACACGTACGGTCTCTTCTTTCATCTCTAATACGGTTGCTATCTCCTTATATGAGAGTTCATAGTCATACTTTAATAAAAGAATATGTTTATATACTGGATTCATCTTTCCAAGTATGCTTTGTATTTCTACTTGAAGCTCTTTTCTTAAAAGTGGTTCATCTAATCCTTTTGCTCCAATTAATTGAACAGATTCAATCGGGATTTGTTCAATACGCTGTTGCCTTCTTGCTAGATCACGATGCCTATTAATCGCAACTTGAAATAACCATGTTTTTATATACGTAATTTTCATATTCGGTATAGATACTAATGCCTTATGTATCGTGTCTTGAACGATATCTTCTGCTTCTACTGGTGGTACTCCAATTTTAAGTAAATACCTATAAATGCTTTTAGATGTTTCTATAATGATTTTTTCATACTCCATCGCTCTCTCCTTTCTATTAGTTAGACGATTCAAATAGAAAAAAGTATACAAGAAATCCATAAAAAAAAGCAGACTATCCAAAGCCCACTTTTACACAACAAAAAAGAGATAGCAGATTATGCTATCTCTTTTAGTATGACCCGTACGGGATTCGAACCCGTGTTACCGCCGTGAAAGGGCGGTGTCTTAACCACTTGACCAACGGGCCAATTCTGGCAGAGAAGAAGGGATTCGAACCCTCGCACCGCGTTCGCGATCTACTCCCTTAGCAGGGGAGCCCCTTGAGCCACTTGGGTACTTCTCTATAATATGGCTCCGCAGGTAGGACTCGAACCTACGACCGATCGGTTAACAGCCGATAGCTCTACCACTGAGCTACTGCGGAACAATTATGGTGGGCCTAAATGGACTCGAACCATCGACCTCACGCTTATCAGGCGTGCGCTCTAACCAGCTGAGCTATAGGCCCATAATTGAAAAGCGGGTGAAGAGAATCGAACTCTCGACCAGAGCTTGGAAGGCTCTTGTTTTACCACTAAACTACACCCGCATTAAATTGTAAATGGTGAGCCATGAAGGATTCGAACCTTCGACCCTCTGATTAAAAGTCAGATGCTCTACCAACTGAGCTAATGGCTCATTTTGAAAGTGGTGCCGGCTAGAGGACTTGAACCCCCAACCTACTGATTACAAGTCAGTTGCTCTACCAATTGAGCTAAGCCGGCTTGCGATTTCAAAATGGTGGCTCGGGACGGAATCGAACCGCCGACACGAGGATTTTCAGTCCTCTGCTCTACCGACTGAGCTACCGAGCCTTTATGTAAAAAAATGGCGGTCCCGACCGGGGTCGAACCGGCGATCTCCTGCGTGACAGGCAGGCATGTTAACCACTACACCACGGGACCATTTGGTTGCGGGGACAGGATTTGAACCTGCGACCTTCGGGTTATGAGCCCGACGAGCTACCGTGCTGCTCCACCCCGCGATGATAAAATATTTAATTTAGAAAAAATGGAGGAGGTAGAGGGATTCGAACCCCCGCGCGACTCTCGCCGCCTGTCGGTTTTCAAGACCGATCCCTTCAGCCGAACTTGGGTATACCTCCGAGATATAAACTTTGAGTGGTGGACCTTGTAGGACTCGAACCTACGACCGGACGGTTATGAGCCGTCTGCTCTAACCAGCTGAGCTAAAGGTCCTTATGGTAGCGGCGGAGGGGATCGAACCCCCGACCTCACGGGTATGAACCGTACGCTCTAGCCAGCTGAGCTACACCGCCATAAGTAATATAAAAATAAGTGGAGCCTAGCGGGATCGAACCGCTGACCTCCTGCGTGCAAGGCAGGCGCTCTCCCAGCTGAGCTAAGGCCCCATGTTTTTGGGAATATCGGGAAGACAGGATTTGAACCTGCGACCCCCTGGTCCCAAACCAGGTGCTCTACCAAGCTGAGCCACTTCCCGTTAATAAAAGCGCGCCCGAGAGGAGTCGAACCCCTAACCTCTTGATCCGTAGTCAAACGCTCTATCCAATTGAGCTACGGGCGCATATGGTGCCGAGGGCGGGGGTCGAACCCGCACGGTGGTCACCCACCGCAGGATTTTAAGTCCTGTGCGTCTGCCTGTTCCGCCACCCCGGCATGTCATATTGAAAATTGGAGCGGAAGACGGGATTCGAACCCGCGACCCCAACCTTGGCAAGGTTGTATTCTACCACTGAACTACTTCCGCAAGACATGTTATGAGATATTTTATTAAAAGTGCGGGTGAAGGGAGTCGAACCCCCACGCCAAAGGCGCCAGATCCTAAGTCTGGTGCGTCTGCCAATTCCGCCACACCCGCATATTAATTTATTTAAGAAAAAATGGGGCGACTGATGGGAATCGAACCCACGAATGCCGGAGCCACAATCCGGTGCGTTAACCACTTCGCCACAACCGCCATAGTTACTGGTGCCGACTAGAGGACTTGAACCCCCAACCTACTGATTACAAGTCAGTTGCTCTACCAATTGAGCTAAGTCGGCTAAATGGTGGAGGATGACGGGATCGAACCGCCGACCCCCTGCTTGTAAGGCAGGTGCTCTCCCAGCTGAGCTAATCCTCCATTTGCCTGGCAACGTCCTACTCTCACAGGGACAAGGTCCCAACTACCATCGGCGCTAGAGAGCTTAACTTCCGTGTTCGGTATGGGAACGGGTGTGACCTCTCTGCCATCATTACCAGACTGTATTCATTTAAGACAAGAATTATTGTAACTTATTTAACTTTTAAAGTCAACAAGTTTTTTATATTCTTTCAAAACTAGATAACATTGCTTCATATTATATGGTTAAGTCCTCGATCTATTAGTATTCGTCAGCTCCACATGTCACCATGCTTCCACCTCGAACCTATCAACCTGATCATCTTTCAGGGATCTTACTAGCTTACGCTATGGGAAATCTCATCTTGAGGGGGGCTTCATGCTTAGATGCTTTCAGCACTTATCCCTTCCGCACATAGCTACCCAGCTATGCCCTTGGCAGAACAACTGGTACACCAGCGGTGCGTCCATCCCGGTCCTCTCGTACTAAGGACAGCTCCTCTCAAATTTCCTACGCCCACGACGGATAGGGACCGAACTGTCTCACGACGTTCTGAACCCAGCTCGCGTACCGCTTTAATGGGCGAACAGCCCAACCCTTGGGACCGACTACAGCCCCAGGATGCGATGAGCCGACATCGAGGTGCCAAACCTCCCCGTCGATGTGGACTCTTGGGGGAGATAAGCCTGTTATCCCCGGGGTAGCTTTTATCCGTTGAGCGATGGCCCTTCCATGCGGAACCACCGGATCACTAAGCCCGACTTTCGTCCCTGCTCGACTTGTAGGTCTCGCAGTCAAGCTCCCTTATGCCTTTGCACTCTACGAATGATTTCCAACCATTCTGAGGGAACCTTTGGGCGCCTCCGTTACACTTTAGGAGGCGACCGCCCCAGTCAAACTGCCCACCTGACACTGTCTCCCGGGTCGATAAGACCCGTAGGTTAGAATTTCAATACAGTCAGGGCGGTATCCCACCAGCGCCTCCACCGAAGCTAGCGCTCCGGTTTCAATGGCTCCCGCCTATCCTGTACAAACTGTACCAAAATTCAATATCAGGCTACAGTAAAGCTCCACGGGGTCTTTCCGTCCTGTCGCGGGTAACCTGCATCTTCACAGGTACTATAATTTCACCGAGTCTCTGGTTGAGACAGTGCCCAAATCGTTACACCTTTCGTGCGGGTCGGAACTTACCCGACAAGGAATTTCGCTACCTTAGGACCGTTATAGTTACGGCCGCCGTTTACTGGGGCTTCAGTTCAGAGCTTCGCTTACGCTAACCCCTCTCCTTAACCTTCCAGCACCGGGCAGGTGTCAGCCCCTATACTTCGCCTTACGGCTTCGCAGAGACCTGTGTTTTTGCTAAACAGTCGCTTGGGCCTATTCACTGCGGCTTTCCGTTAAGAAAGCACCCCTTCTCCCGAAGTTACGGGGTCATTTTGCCGAGTTCCTTAACCAGAGTTCTCTCGCACACCTTAGGATTCTCTCCTCGCCTACCTGTGTCGGTTTGCGGTACAGGCACC
This region includes:
- a CDS encoding L-lactate dehydrogenase, which codes for MKKGINRVVLVGTGAVGCSYAYSMINQGVAEEFVLVDVNEAKAEGEAMDLSHAVPFSPSPTKVWSGSYADCKDADLVVITAGLPQKPGETRLDLVEKNTKIFKQIVRGIMDSGFDGIFLIATNPVDILTYVTWKESGLPKERVIGSGTTLDSARFRYMLGDYLDVDPRNVHAYIVGEHGDTELPVWSHATIGVQKLETILANNEQYNQEDLDKIFENVRDAAYHIIERKGATYYGIGMSLLRVTKAILNNENSVLTVSAYLEGQYGEKDAYVGVPAVINREGVREIVELELNEEEKVKFAHSVKVLKETMAPVL
- a CDS encoding anti sigma factor C-terminal domain-containing protein, which produces MSRDDFDFDIDSSKVSKMLKKAKRRQLLKITVISISLFIVLFFGFIIVISQLNNRAYLTMDRDLNMIRQITRPNTERGVAITSNGLFKSTVEYKTYKVIEGKPVKWEDEVYEYKVWNTFRRLSNVNPLTISDNVVMGNERINKTSELYNNQTMEREMQFYLPFASYNRYINDIEKIKDEKKVAELAISFDKPYKVSEIKEILPEGVHPVWYWVDTYDDKKSYSIDDMTESAYNVYGFKAKPGDIEFGNGTEKDFLLAIQNGLEQKGKYYEEYERIYDYLKGKKIKPSEQDVKVIGVVVTGTAVDLQKLNGQNYVKAAVLGATAENK
- a CDS encoding RNA polymerase sigma factor, with the translated sequence MEYEKIIIETSKSIYRYLLKIGVPPVEAEDIVQDTIHKALVSIPNMKITYIKTWLFQVAINRHRDLARRQQRIEQIPIESVQLIGAKGLDEPLLRKELQVEIQSILGKMNPVYKHILLLKYDYELSYKEIATVLEMKEETVRVSLYRARNEFKKLYGRFEDEQR